Proteins from one Sabethes cyaneus chromosome 2, idSabCyanKW18_F2, whole genome shotgun sequence genomic window:
- the LOC128736073 gene encoding uncharacterized protein LOC128736073: MNGLLKTAIVLAVMASASFAYPQMDSGVIQRMSRNSPPRPEIPTPEMSDPEQPDASDPADSGLENMESEPSQPNSPKPEASREEPASSPTKIQMAAEPFEEPSAEPIKPEAEYSATVVETKNPEQQKSPAAESNEKAAEDAPIDPELPIEARQDSEDQRGEPISASRFAPIVASEPEQSPLASCSRAELKERVEAIIRQLGELKELCGM; the protein is encoded by the exons ATGAACG GACTGTTGAAAACCGCGATAGTGTTAGCCGTAATGGCTAGTGCTTCATTTGCTTACCCACAAATGGATTCCGGTGTTATACAGCGAATGTCCAGAAATTCACCACCAAGGCCTGAAATACCTACGCCTGAAATGTCTGACCCGGAGCAACCTGATGCATCTGATCCAGCAGACTCAGGTTTGGAAAATATGGAGTCCGAACCATCGCAACCGAACTCTCCGAAGCCGGAAGCCTCCCGTGAAGAACCAGCTTCATCGCCAACTAAAATTCAGATGGCTGCAGAACCATTTGAAGAACCATCCGCGGAACCTATTAAACCGGAAGCAGAATATTCGGCTACAGTAGTAGAAACCAAAAACCCGGAACAACAAAAATCACCTGCTGCGGAAAGCAACGAAAAGGCAGCGGAGGATGCACCAATCGATCCCGAACTACCGATAGAAGCTCGCCAGGACTCCGAAGATCAGCGCGGTGAACCGatttctgcttcgcgttttgcACCAATCGTTGCTTCTGAACCGGAACAGTCTCCTTTAGCATCGTGCAGTCGAGCGGAACTCAAAGAGCGAGTTGAGGCCATTATTCGTCAATTGGGTGAACTGAAGGAATTGTGCGGAATGTAG